One genomic window of Megachile rotundata isolate GNS110a chromosome 12, iyMegRotu1, whole genome shotgun sequence includes the following:
- the LOC143265461 gene encoding odorant receptor 10-like isoform X1: MQKTTAKTEQDYLKNVELSVQLNRWILKPIAAWPESSIVSPVKKYLGWFVHIICYSLLNFLFVPCFMYLILEVSDTYNRIKLVAPLSFFIMSYSKYTLLLLHKNDVLRCVKQIEWDWKNMKHLEEKRIMVMNANYARKFVIVCTFFMYSSFIFFYIAVPVARGRIEAPDGNYTYMSLPFPTSMRIADYRKSPVNEIFYFVQCVAGILLRVITVGACSLAATFAVHACGQMEILMNWLGYLVNERADMSKSLDARITSIVEQHVRILKFLELIEKTLRYVSLVEFLGCTLMLCLCSYHAIVEWSRNESISCATYAVLCVPFTFNIFIYCYIGELVADGCRQIAETSYMIDWYRLMGKKKLSMILIMQMSHSTNKLTAGNIVILSYTKFSDVVKSAFAFLNVLRTVT, from the exons ATGCAAAAAACAACAGCGAAAACGGAGCAAGATTACCTGAAGAATGTGGAACTCAGCGTTCAGCTGAATCGTTGGATACTGAAACCAATAGCCGCGTGGCCGGAATCGAGCATCGTTTCGCCGGTCAAGAAATACCTCGGCTGGTTCGTACACATCATCTGCTATTCCCTGCTTAATTTCCTCTTCGTCCCTTGCTTCATGTACCTGATCCTCGAAGTGAGTGACACCTACAACAGGATCAAGTTGGTCGCGCCTCTCAGCTTTTTCATCATGTCGTACTCGAAGTACACTTTACTACTACTGCACAAGAATGACGTCCTGAGGTGCGTGAAACAGATCGAGTGGGACTGGAAGAACATGAAGCACCTGGAGGAGAAGAGGATCATGGTGATGAATGCGAACTATGCCCGAAAGTTCGTGATCGTTTGTACGTTCTTCATGTACAgttctttcattttcttctacATCGCTGTGCCAGTCGCGCGCGGGAGGATCGAGGCGCCGGACGGGAACTACACCTACATGTCACTGCCGTTTCCTACCTCGATGCGGATCGCCGACTACCGAAAGAGCCCCGTCAACGAAATCTTCTACTTCGTTCAATGTGTGGCAGGCATTTTGCTGCGTGTCATCACGGTCGGAGCTTGTAGCTTGGCGGCGACCTTCGCGGTGCATGCGTGTGGACAGATGGAGATCTTGATGAACTGGTTGGGCTACTTGGTGAACGAGCGGGCGGATATGAGCAAGAGTCTGGACGCCAGGATTACGAGCATCGTGGAACAACATGTTCGAATACTCAA GTTCTTAGAACTTATAGAGAAAACACTTCGATACGTATCCCTGGTGGAGTTCCTGGGGTGTACACTGATGTTGTGCTTGTGTAGTTATCACGCTATCGTG gAATGGAGTAGGAACGAGAGCATAAGCTGTGCGACTTACGCCGTTCTTTGTGTGCCTTTCACCttcaatatattcatatattgttACATAGGAGAACTTGTTGCCGACGGG TGTAGACAAATTGCTGAGACATCGTACATGATTGATTGGTATCGATTAATGGGCAAGAAGAAACTCAGCATGATTCTGATCATGCAAATGTCTCATTCGACAAATAAACTGACAGCAGGGAACATCGTGATATTATCTTACACCAAGTTCAGTGAT gtCGTTAAAAGTGCGTTCGCCTTTCTGAATGTACTACGAACGGTCACTTGA
- the LOC143265461 gene encoding uncharacterized protein LOC143265461 isoform X3, producing the protein MQKTTAKTEQDYLKNVELSVQLNRWILKPIAAWPESSIVSPVKKYLGWFVHIICYSLLNFLFVPCFMYLILEVSDTYNRIKLVAPLSFFIMSYSKYTLLLLHKNDVLRCVKQIEWDWKNMKHLEEKRIMVMNANYARKFVIVCTFFMYSSFIFFYIAVPVARGRIEAPDGNYTYMSLPFPTSMRIADYRKSPVNEIFYFVQCVAGILLRVITVGACSLAATFAVHACGQMEILMNWLGYLVNERADMSKSLDARITSIVEQHVRILKFLELIEKTLRYVSLVEFLGCTLMLCLCSYHAIVEWSRNESISCATYAVLCVPFTFNIFIYCYIGELVADGTNC; encoded by the exons ATGCAAAAAACAACAGCGAAAACGGAGCAAGATTACCTGAAGAATGTGGAACTCAGCGTTCAGCTGAATCGTTGGATACTGAAACCAATAGCCGCGTGGCCGGAATCGAGCATCGTTTCGCCGGTCAAGAAATACCTCGGCTGGTTCGTACACATCATCTGCTATTCCCTGCTTAATTTCCTCTTCGTCCCTTGCTTCATGTACCTGATCCTCGAAGTGAGTGACACCTACAACAGGATCAAGTTGGTCGCGCCTCTCAGCTTTTTCATCATGTCGTACTCGAAGTACACTTTACTACTACTGCACAAGAATGACGTCCTGAGGTGCGTGAAACAGATCGAGTGGGACTGGAAGAACATGAAGCACCTGGAGGAGAAGAGGATCATGGTGATGAATGCGAACTATGCCCGAAAGTTCGTGATCGTTTGTACGTTCTTCATGTACAgttctttcattttcttctacATCGCTGTGCCAGTCGCGCGCGGGAGGATCGAGGCGCCGGACGGGAACTACACCTACATGTCACTGCCGTTTCCTACCTCGATGCGGATCGCCGACTACCGAAAGAGCCCCGTCAACGAAATCTTCTACTTCGTTCAATGTGTGGCAGGCATTTTGCTGCGTGTCATCACGGTCGGAGCTTGTAGCTTGGCGGCGACCTTCGCGGTGCATGCGTGTGGACAGATGGAGATCTTGATGAACTGGTTGGGCTACTTGGTGAACGAGCGGGCGGATATGAGCAAGAGTCTGGACGCCAGGATTACGAGCATCGTGGAACAACATGTTCGAATACTCAA GTTCTTAGAACTTATAGAGAAAACACTTCGATACGTATCCCTGGTGGAGTTCCTGGGGTGTACACTGATGTTGTGCTTGTGTAGTTATCACGCTATCGTG gAATGGAGTAGGAACGAGAGCATAAGCTGTGCGACTTACGCCGTTCTTTGTGTGCCTTTCACCttcaatatattcatatattgttACATAGGAGAACTTGTTGCCGACGGG ACAAATTGCTGA
- the LOC143265461 gene encoding uncharacterized protein LOC143265461 isoform X2 → MQKTTAKTEQDYLKNVELSVQLNRWILKPIAAWPESSIVSPVKKYLGWFVHIICYSLLNFLFVPCFMYLILEVSDTYNRIKLVAPLSFFIMSYSKYTLLLLHKNDVLRCVKQIEWDWKNMKHLEEKRIMVMNANYARKFVIVCTFFMYSSFIFFYIAVPVARGRIEAPDGNYTYMSLPFPTSMRIADYRKSPVNEIFYFVQCVAGILLRVITVGACSLAATFAVHACGQMEILMNWLGYLVNERADMSKSLDARITSIVEQHVRILKFLELIEKTLRYVSLVEFLGCTLMLCLCSYHAIVVRTNECRQIAETSYMIDWYRLMGKKKLSMILIMQMSHSTNKLTAGNIVILSYTKFSDVVKSAFAFLNVLRTVT, encoded by the exons ATGCAAAAAACAACAGCGAAAACGGAGCAAGATTACCTGAAGAATGTGGAACTCAGCGTTCAGCTGAATCGTTGGATACTGAAACCAATAGCCGCGTGGCCGGAATCGAGCATCGTTTCGCCGGTCAAGAAATACCTCGGCTGGTTCGTACACATCATCTGCTATTCCCTGCTTAATTTCCTCTTCGTCCCTTGCTTCATGTACCTGATCCTCGAAGTGAGTGACACCTACAACAGGATCAAGTTGGTCGCGCCTCTCAGCTTTTTCATCATGTCGTACTCGAAGTACACTTTACTACTACTGCACAAGAATGACGTCCTGAGGTGCGTGAAACAGATCGAGTGGGACTGGAAGAACATGAAGCACCTGGAGGAGAAGAGGATCATGGTGATGAATGCGAACTATGCCCGAAAGTTCGTGATCGTTTGTACGTTCTTCATGTACAgttctttcattttcttctacATCGCTGTGCCAGTCGCGCGCGGGAGGATCGAGGCGCCGGACGGGAACTACACCTACATGTCACTGCCGTTTCCTACCTCGATGCGGATCGCCGACTACCGAAAGAGCCCCGTCAACGAAATCTTCTACTTCGTTCAATGTGTGGCAGGCATTTTGCTGCGTGTCATCACGGTCGGAGCTTGTAGCTTGGCGGCGACCTTCGCGGTGCATGCGTGTGGACAGATGGAGATCTTGATGAACTGGTTGGGCTACTTGGTGAACGAGCGGGCGGATATGAGCAAGAGTCTGGACGCCAGGATTACGAGCATCGTGGAACAACATGTTCGAATACTCAA GTTCTTAGAACTTATAGAGAAAACACTTCGATACGTATCCCTGGTGGAGTTCCTGGGGTGTACACTGATGTTGTGCTTGTGTAGTTATCACGCTATCGTGGTACGCACAAATGAG TGTAGACAAATTGCTGAGACATCGTACATGATTGATTGGTATCGATTAATGGGCAAGAAGAAACTCAGCATGATTCTGATCATGCAAATGTCTCATTCGACAAATAAACTGACAGCAGGGAACATCGTGATATTATCTTACACCAAGTTCAGTGAT gtCGTTAAAAGTGCGTTCGCCTTTCTGAATGTACTACGAACGGTCACTTGA
- the LOC100875178 gene encoding odorant receptor 43a-like, translated as MKKTVTQTTALDTQDYTKNVNLSIQFSRWLLRPVGVWPKSEVTRIDKYFTWLVNSLCSTLLSFLFVPCLVFLILDVSDSYNRIKLIGPLSFFLMSYMKYYLMLLHKNDILKCVQQVQRDWANARHLNDRNIMGINANYGRKLVVVSAFFMSSSYIFFYIAMPISVGRIPAVDGNFTFIVLPFPSSTRIFDYRHSPFNEIFFVVQCLAGTILHMITVGACSLAATFAVHACGQMEILMNWLEHLISGRVDMKDTVDGRIASIVEQHVRILRFLELMEKLLQQISCVECLGCMMNLCLLGYYCIMEWNPKELTFSLTYILLISYFGFNIFIFCYIGELVAEQCKKVGEVSYMIEWHRLSGKKKLCCILIIAMSNSSIKLTAGNMVELSISTFSDVSINYFTYLEK; from the exons ATGAAGAAGACCGTCACGCAAACGACTGCACTCGACACACAAGATTACACAAAAAACGTGAACCTGAGTATTCAATTCAGCCGCTGGCTGCTGCGGCCCGTAGGCGTTTGGCCGAAATCGGAAGTCACACGAATCGACAAATATTTTACCTGGCTGGTGAACAGCCTCTGCAGTACTTTATTAAGTTTCCTCTTCGTGCCTTGTTTGGTGTTTCTGATCCTCGACGTGAGCGACAGCTACAACAGGATCAAGCTCATCGGTCCCCTTAGCTTCTTCCTGATGTCCTACATGAAGTACTATCTCATGCTGCTCCACAAGAACGACATTCTGAAGTGCGTGCAGCAGGTCCAGAGGGACTGGGCCAACGCCAGACACCTGAACGACAGAAACATCATGGGAATAAACGCGAATTATGGACGAAAATTAGTAGTCGTCTCCGCGTTCTTCATGTCTAGCTCTTACATCTTCTTTTACATCGCCATGCCGATTAGTGTGGGGAGGATCCCAGCAGTTGATGGAAACTTCACGTTTATTGTTCTGCCGTTCCCTTCGTCGACGAGGATTTTTGATTATCGTCACAGTCCTTTCAACGAGATCTTCTTTGTTGTGCAATGTTTAGCGGGTACTATATTGCATATGATCACGGTCGGGGCGTGTAGTTTGGCGGCGACGTTCGCGGTGCACGCGTGTGGACAGATGGAGATCTTGATGAACTGGTTGGAGCATTTGATTAGTGGACGGGTGGATATGAAGGACACTGTGGATGGGAGGATTGCTAGTATTGTGGAGCAACATGTTCGGATACTGAG atttctagaaCTTATGGAAAAACTACTTCAGCAAATATCTTGCGTCGAATGTTTGGGATGCATGATGAACCTATGTCTCCTCGGATATTACTGCATCATG GAATGGAATCCAAAAGAACTAACCTTCTCTCTAACATACATCTTATTAATCTCGTACTTCGGCTTCAATATCTTCATCTTCTGTTACATAGGCGAACTCGTGGCTGAACAG TGTAAAAAAGTAGGCGAAGTGTCGTACATGATCGAATGGCATCGATTGTCAGGGAAGAAGAAGCTCTGTTGCATTTTGATAATCGCGATGTCTAACTCATCGATCAAACTCACGGCTGGAAACATGGTCGAATTGTCCATCAGCACCTTCAGTGACGTAAGTATTAACTATTTTACTTATCtcgagaaataa